One Kribbella sp. NBC_00662 genomic region harbors:
- a CDS encoding NAD-dependent protein deacetylase, with protein MRSRPTLAWAPGPEVLALEPGSTDIGPVAQTVAAGGVVVLSGAGISTESGIPDYRGESGSLRTHTPMTYGDFVAGVAGRQRYWARSHLGWRTIARAAPNDGHRAVAALQARGYLNGVITQNVDGLHQAAGARDVIELHGNLDRVICLSCGTTSAREALDRRLKAANPEFEAEVTRINPDGDAELPAEAVGTFQLVDCTNCGGILKPDVVFFGENVPRARVERCYDLIDDANAVLVLGSSLTVMSGFRFVRHAAKSGIPVLIINQGLTRGDPYATQRINLPLGRALTELLEETTGPSPA; from the coding sequence GTGCGTTCTCGTCCGACCTTGGCATGGGCCCCCGGGCCTGAGGTGCTGGCATTGGAGCCCGGGTCGACGGACATCGGGCCGGTCGCGCAGACCGTGGCCGCCGGCGGTGTCGTCGTACTGAGCGGCGCCGGTATCTCCACCGAGTCCGGGATCCCGGACTACCGCGGCGAGTCCGGCAGTCTGCGGACCCATACCCCGATGACGTACGGCGATTTCGTGGCCGGCGTGGCCGGCCGCCAGCGGTACTGGGCGCGCAGCCATCTCGGCTGGCGCACGATCGCCCGCGCCGCCCCGAACGACGGCCACCGCGCGGTCGCGGCGCTCCAGGCCCGCGGATACCTGAACGGCGTCATCACCCAGAACGTCGACGGCCTCCACCAGGCCGCCGGCGCCCGCGACGTGATCGAGCTGCACGGCAACCTCGACCGGGTCATCTGTCTCAGCTGCGGTACGACGTCCGCTCGCGAAGCCCTCGACCGCCGGCTGAAGGCCGCGAACCCGGAGTTCGAGGCCGAGGTCACCCGGATCAACCCCGACGGCGACGCCGAACTCCCCGCCGAGGCAGTCGGCACGTTCCAGCTGGTCGACTGCACCAACTGCGGCGGCATCCTGAAACCGGACGTCGTGTTCTTCGGTGAGAACGTGCCGCGGGCCCGCGTCGAGCGCTGCTACGACCTCATCGACGACGCGAACGCCGTACTCGTCCTCGGCTCGTCCCTCACGGTGATGTCCGGTTTCCGCTTCGTCCGGCACGCGGCGAAGTCCGGCATCCCGGTCCTGATCATCAACCAGGGACTGACCCGCGGCGACCCGTACGCGACCCAGCGGATCAATCTGCCGTTGGGTCGGGCCCTGACCGAACTGCTCGAAGAAACCACCGGGCCGAGCCCTGCGTGA
- a CDS encoding SGNH/GDSL hydrolase family protein: MKLRRLLAACTALVLLGSIPVAGASAAPRFTNYVALGDSYTSAPFVPLPDLLSLGCVRSYNNYPKLLAAALHVRLTDVSCGGADTTNMTQPQSTVLGTAAPQFDALTPDTDLVTLGIGGNDFGVFGSIIDTCPGLRASDPTGSPCKAHFTVDGVDTLRAKIAQTQTRIAVVVQGIRARSPKAKILLIGYPKIAPEHGTCPSVLPFADGDYTYLYSIEQALNAAVSNAAVAGGATYVDTFGPSTGHDACAPDGQAWIQGKDINLLRAFNYHPRYEGEAGMAALTYKTLTGAPATVTAAEQSAWAAKARTLAKQAAASPQAVQASLNRVRTSAQR; the protein is encoded by the coding sequence GTGAAGCTACGTCGTCTGCTTGCTGCCTGCACGGCACTCGTTCTGCTCGGCAGCATTCCGGTTGCCGGCGCTTCGGCTGCTCCGCGCTTCACCAACTATGTCGCGCTCGGCGACTCCTACACCTCGGCGCCGTTCGTCCCGCTGCCTGACCTGTTGTCGCTGGGCTGTGTCCGGTCGTACAACAACTACCCGAAGCTGCTCGCGGCCGCGTTGCACGTGCGCCTGACCGACGTGAGCTGCGGCGGCGCGGACACGACCAACATGACGCAGCCGCAGAGCACCGTGCTCGGTACAGCGGCGCCGCAGTTCGACGCGCTGACCCCGGATACGGACCTGGTGACGCTGGGGATCGGCGGGAACGACTTCGGCGTGTTCGGCAGCATCATCGACACCTGTCCCGGGCTGCGCGCCTCCGACCCGACCGGCTCTCCGTGCAAGGCGCACTTCACGGTCGACGGGGTGGACACACTGCGGGCCAAGATCGCCCAGACCCAGACCCGGATCGCCGTCGTTGTCCAGGGCATCAGAGCCCGGTCGCCGAAGGCGAAGATCCTGCTGATCGGGTACCCGAAGATCGCACCCGAGCACGGCACCTGCCCGTCGGTGCTGCCGTTCGCCGACGGCGACTACACCTACCTGTACTCGATCGAGCAGGCGCTGAACGCCGCCGTGTCGAACGCGGCCGTCGCGGGCGGAGCGACGTACGTCGACACCTTCGGGCCGTCGACCGGGCACGACGCCTGCGCGCCGGACGGGCAGGCCTGGATCCAGGGCAAGGACATCAACCTGCTCCGGGCCTTCAACTACCACCCGCGGTACGAGGGCGAGGCGGGGATGGCGGCCCTCACCTACAAGACGCTGACCGGTGCGCCGGCCACGGTGACCGCGGCGGAGCAGTCCGCCTGGGCGGCCAAGGCACGGACGCTGGCGAAGCAGGCTGCGGCATCACCCCAGGCCGTCCAGGCCTCCCTGAACCGCGTACGGACCAGCGCGCAACGCTGA
- a CDS encoding bifunctional riboflavin kinase/FAD synthetase: protein MRVWHGLDQVSPDFGPTVVTIGNFDGVHRGHQEVLAHAKARAAELGGLPVVALTFDPHPMRVLRPDHAPLMLSEPEQRAELLGQHGADAVLILPFTKEVSGWSPEEFIDRVLVTALHAKAVVVGENFRFGHKAAGHVDTLVQAGTQYGFQVEGLSLAGEQQPWSSTYVRQQLADGDVEAAAEALGRPFRVSGVVIEGDKRGRELGYPTANIPADPGAAVPQDGVYAGWLTVLTPAPGAPAYPDPLPAAISVGSNPTFDGVDRRVESYVLDRDDLELYGAKVAIDFVARLRGTQIRFDTIDDLLVQMKADVDGARTLLARD, encoded by the coding sequence ATGCGTGTCTGGCACGGATTGGACCAGGTGAGCCCGGATTTCGGGCCGACGGTCGTCACGATCGGCAACTTCGACGGTGTGCACCGCGGTCACCAGGAGGTGCTCGCGCACGCCAAGGCGCGAGCCGCCGAGCTGGGCGGCCTGCCGGTGGTCGCGCTCACCTTCGACCCGCATCCGATGCGGGTCCTGCGGCCCGACCATGCGCCGCTGATGCTCAGCGAACCCGAGCAGCGGGCCGAGCTGCTCGGGCAGCACGGCGCCGACGCGGTGCTCATCCTCCCGTTCACCAAAGAGGTGTCGGGCTGGTCGCCGGAGGAGTTCATCGACCGGGTCCTGGTCACCGCGCTGCACGCCAAGGCGGTCGTGGTCGGCGAGAACTTCCGCTTCGGCCACAAGGCGGCCGGACACGTGGACACGCTCGTCCAGGCGGGTACGCAGTACGGCTTCCAGGTCGAGGGACTGAGCTTGGCGGGGGAGCAGCAGCCCTGGTCGTCGACGTACGTGCGTCAGCAGCTCGCCGACGGTGACGTCGAGGCGGCCGCGGAGGCGCTCGGCCGGCCGTTCCGGGTCAGCGGCGTGGTCATCGAGGGCGACAAGCGCGGCCGCGAGCTCGGCTACCCGACCGCCAACATCCCCGCCGACCCGGGCGCGGCAGTGCCCCAGGACGGCGTGTACGCCGGTTGGCTGACCGTCCTGACACCGGCTCCCGGCGCTCCGGCGTACCCGGACCCGCTGCCCGCGGCGATCAGCGTCGGCAGCAACCCGACCTTCGACGGCGTGGACCGCCGGGTCGAGTCGTACGTGCTCGACCGCGACGATCTCGAGCTGTACGGCGCGAAGGTCGCGATCGACTTCGTGGCCCGGCTGCGCGGTACGCAGATCCGCTTCGACACCATCGACGACCTGCTGGTGCAGATGAAGGCCGACGTCGACGGCGCCCGCACCCTGCTCGCGCGGGATTAG
- the rpsO gene encoding 30S ribosomal protein S15 — protein sequence MDAATKKTIMGEYALTEGDTGSPEVQVALLTHRIAHLTEHLKEHKHDHHSRRGLLLLVGQRRRLLNYLAKKDINRYRSLIERLGLRR from the coding sequence ATTGATGCCGCAACGAAGAAGACGATCATGGGTGAGTACGCCCTGACCGAGGGTGACACCGGGTCCCCCGAGGTCCAGGTCGCGCTGCTGACGCACCGCATCGCACACCTCACCGAGCACCTGAAGGAGCACAAGCACGACCACCACAGCCGTCGTGGTCTGCTGCTGCTCGTCGGCCAGCGCCGCCGGCTGCTGAACTACCTGGCGAAGAAGGACATCAACCGCTACCGGTCCTTGATCGAGCGGCTCGGCCTTCGCCGATGA
- a CDS encoding polyribonucleotide nucleotidyltransferase → MEGAEFAEAVIDNGSFGTRTIRFETGRLAQQAAGSAAAYLDGDTMVLSATTASKKPKDQFDFFPLTVDVEERMYAAGRIPGSFFRREGRPSEEAILTCRLIDRPLRPSFVSGLRNEIQVVITVLALNPDKLYDVLAINAASMSTQLAGLPFSGPIGGVRVALIEGQWVAFPTHTELEDAVFDMVVAGRVTETGDVAIMMVEAESTPGTFDKVAAGVQAPTEEIVAQGLEASKAFIKTLVEAQADLAARAAKPTGEFPVFPDYADDAFAAVEASASEELAQALTIAGKHERDDATDAVKAATVEKLAPDFEGREKELSAAFRSLTKKLVRQRVLKEKIRIDGRGLADIRPLKAQVRVLPRVHGSALFERGETQILGVTTLNMLRMEQQLDTLSPETRKRYMHNYNFPPYSTGETGRVGSPKRREIGHGALAERALVPVLPSREDFPYALRQVSEAIGSNGSTSMGSVCASTLSLLSAGVPLKAPVAGIAMGLISGEIDGETQYVALTDILGAEDAFGDMDFKVAGTKDFVTALQLDTKLDGIPASVLAGALTQAKDARLTILDVMAKAIDAPGEMSEFAPRVISVKVPVDKIGEVIGPKGKMINQITEDTGADISIEDDGTVYIGATDGPSAEAARAAINAIANPTMPEKGERYLGTVVKTTNFGAFISLLPGKDGLLHISKLRPLAGGKRVEAVEDVLSVGQKLQVEIAEIDDRGKLSLIPVIEGEEAKKDDEKKAESAAE, encoded by the coding sequence ATGGAGGGCGCCGAATTCGCTGAGGCCGTCATCGACAACGGCAGCTTCGGCACCCGCACCATCCGCTTCGAGACGGGCCGCCTGGCCCAGCAGGCCGCGGGCTCCGCGGCTGCCTACCTCGACGGCGACACGATGGTGCTGTCGGCCACCACGGCCAGCAAGAAGCCCAAGGACCAGTTCGACTTCTTCCCGCTGACGGTCGACGTCGAGGAGCGGATGTACGCCGCGGGCCGCATCCCGGGCTCGTTCTTCCGCCGCGAGGGTCGCCCGTCCGAAGAGGCGATCCTGACCTGCCGGCTGATCGACCGCCCGCTGCGGCCGTCGTTCGTCTCCGGCCTGCGCAACGAGATCCAGGTCGTCATCACGGTCCTGGCGCTGAACCCGGACAAGCTGTACGACGTGCTCGCGATCAACGCGGCCTCGATGTCGACCCAGCTCGCCGGCCTGCCGTTCTCCGGCCCGATCGGCGGCGTCCGCGTCGCGCTGATCGAGGGCCAGTGGGTGGCGTTCCCGACCCACACCGAGCTCGAGGACGCGGTCTTCGACATGGTGGTCGCGGGCCGGGTCACCGAGACCGGTGACGTCGCGATCATGATGGTCGAGGCGGAGTCGACCCCGGGCACCTTCGACAAGGTGGCCGCGGGCGTCCAGGCGCCGACCGAGGAGATCGTGGCCCAGGGCCTCGAGGCCTCCAAGGCGTTCATCAAGACGCTGGTCGAGGCGCAGGCCGACCTGGCCGCCCGGGCCGCGAAGCCGACCGGTGAGTTCCCGGTCTTCCCGGACTACGCCGACGACGCGTTCGCCGCGGTCGAGGCCTCGGCGAGCGAGGAGCTCGCCCAGGCGCTGACGATCGCCGGCAAGCACGAGCGCGACGACGCCACCGACGCGGTCAAGGCCGCCACCGTGGAGAAGCTCGCCCCCGACTTCGAGGGCCGCGAGAAGGAGCTGTCCGCAGCCTTCCGCTCGCTGACCAAGAAGCTGGTCCGGCAGCGCGTGCTCAAGGAGAAGATCCGCATCGACGGCCGCGGGCTGGCCGACATCCGGCCGCTCAAGGCGCAGGTGCGGGTGCTCCCGCGCGTGCACGGCTCGGCGCTGTTCGAGCGCGGCGAGACCCAGATCCTGGGTGTCACCACACTGAACATGCTCCGGATGGAGCAGCAGCTGGACACGCTCTCCCCGGAGACCCGCAAGCGCTACATGCACAACTACAACTTCCCGCCGTACTCGACCGGTGAGACCGGCCGGGTAGGTTCGCCGAAGCGCCGCGAGATCGGTCACGGTGCGCTGGCCGAGCGGGCCCTGGTGCCGGTGCTGCCGTCGCGCGAGGACTTCCCGTACGCGCTGCGTCAGGTGTCCGAGGCGATCGGTTCGAACGGCTCGACCTCGATGGGGTCGGTCTGCGCCTCGACGCTGTCGCTGCTGTCGGCCGGTGTGCCGCTGAAGGCGCCGGTCGCGGGTATCGCGATGGGCCTGATCTCCGGCGAGATCGACGGCGAGACGCAGTACGTCGCGCTGACCGACATCCTGGGCGCGGAGGACGCGTTCGGCGACATGGACTTCAAGGTCGCCGGTACGAAGGACTTCGTCACCGCCCTGCAGTTGGACACCAAGCTGGACGGCATCCCGGCCAGCGTGCTGGCCGGTGCGCTGACCCAGGCCAAGGACGCCCGCCTGACGATCCTGGACGTGATGGCCAAGGCCATCGACGCGCCGGGTGAGATGAGCGAGTTCGCCCCGCGGGTCATCTCGGTGAAGGTCCCGGTCGACAAGATCGGCGAGGTCATCGGCCCGAAGGGCAAGATGATCAACCAGATCACCGAGGACACCGGCGCCGACATCTCGATCGAGGACGACGGCACCGTGTACATCGGCGCGACCGACGGCCCGTCGGCCGAGGCGGCCCGGGCCGCGATCAACGCGATCGCGAACCCGACCATGCCGGAGAAGGGCGAGCGCTACCTGGGCACGGTCGTGAAGACGACCAACTTCGGTGCGTTCATCAGCCTGCTGCCGGGCAAGGACGGCCTGCTGCACATCAGCAAGCTGCGTCCGCTCGCCGGTGGCAAGCGGGTCGAGGCCGTCGAGGACGTGCTCTCGGTCGGCCAGAAGCTGCAGGTCGAGATCGCCGAGATCGACGACCGCGGCAAGCTCTCGCTGATCCCGGTGATCGAGGGCGAAGAGGCCAAGAAGGACGACGAGAAGAAGGCAGAGTCCGCGGCCGAGTGA
- a CDS encoding M16 family metallopeptidase, whose amino-acid sequence MKRTVLPSGLRVLSQSVPGFRSVTFGLWVGVGSRDEPEQLAGATHFLEHLLFKGTERRDALEISAAIDAVGGEMNAFTGKEYTCYYARVLDSDLPLAVDVICDMITSATLTSADVESERDVIDEEIAMHADETSDHIHDLFAEQLWGRSPLGRSITGTPESVAGLSRQQVVGWYRRRYKPSNIVVSVAGNVDHAEVVRLVRKAFERHWVTAEAEPVAVRRAGKRIPTYGGVQVHHRDVEQAHLVLGMPGLVRSDERRYIAGVLHGIVGGGMSSRLFQEVREKRGLAYSVFTFGSAYADSGMVGVYAGCLPKKAPEVLDVIRGELESIAGGNITPDELLRGKGQMRGSVVMGLEDTGAKMTRIAKAELVYGELPTVDEILHRIDSVTLDDVTALAAELYAGTPALTVMGPFDEDTTAFTV is encoded by the coding sequence GTGAAACGGACCGTCCTGCCCTCCGGGCTTCGTGTGCTGTCCCAGTCCGTCCCAGGGTTCCGATCGGTGACGTTCGGACTCTGGGTCGGCGTCGGCTCCCGGGACGAACCGGAACAGCTGGCCGGCGCCACACACTTCCTCGAACACCTGCTGTTCAAGGGCACCGAGCGTCGTGACGCGCTGGAGATCTCGGCCGCGATCGACGCGGTCGGCGGTGAGATGAACGCGTTCACCGGCAAGGAGTACACCTGCTACTACGCGCGGGTGCTGGACTCCGACCTGCCGCTCGCGGTCGATGTCATCTGCGACATGATCACGTCCGCCACGCTGACGTCGGCCGACGTCGAGAGTGAGCGCGACGTCATCGACGAAGAGATCGCGATGCATGCCGACGAGACGTCGGACCACATCCACGACCTGTTCGCCGAGCAGCTGTGGGGCAGGTCCCCGCTCGGCCGTTCGATCACCGGTACGCCGGAATCGGTGGCTGGACTGTCCCGCCAGCAGGTCGTCGGCTGGTACCGGCGGCGCTACAAGCCGTCCAACATCGTGGTCTCGGTGGCCGGCAACGTCGATCACGCCGAGGTCGTTCGCCTGGTCCGCAAGGCGTTCGAGCGCCATTGGGTCACCGCCGAGGCCGAGCCCGTTGCCGTACGACGTGCCGGCAAGCGGATCCCGACGTACGGCGGGGTGCAGGTGCACCACCGCGACGTCGAGCAGGCGCATCTGGTGCTCGGCATGCCCGGCCTGGTCCGCAGCGACGAGCGCCGCTACATCGCCGGCGTCCTGCACGGAATCGTCGGCGGTGGGATGTCGTCGCGGCTGTTCCAGGAGGTCCGGGAGAAGCGCGGCCTGGCGTACTCCGTGTTCACGTTCGGTTCGGCGTACGCCGACTCCGGCATGGTCGGCGTCTACGCCGGTTGCCTGCCGAAGAAGGCGCCCGAAGTACTCGACGTGATCCGCGGCGAGCTCGAGTCGATTGCCGGAGGCAACATCACGCCCGACGAACTGCTGCGTGGCAAGGGCCAGATGCGCGGTTCGGTCGTGATGGGCCTCGAGGACACCGGTGCCAAGATGACCCGCATCGCCAAGGCCGAGCTGGTCTACGGCGAGCTCCCCACGGTCGACGAGATCCTGCACCGGATCGACTCGGTCACCCTCGACGACGTCACCGCACTGGCCGCCGAGCTCTACGCCGGCACCCCCGCCCTGACCGTCATGGGCCCGTTCGACGAGGACACCACCGCCTTCACCGTGTAG
- a CDS encoding FAD-binding oxidoreductase: protein MGTLEDFRGELIHPGDPSYDEHRKVWNGSIDRRPGVIARCTGVADVRSALAYARRTGGPVAVRGGGHSFPGHSTCDGGVVLDLSPLKGIRVDPVRRTARAQAGVLLGELDRETQEFGLATPAGIVTHTGLAGLTLGGGIGWLMRRYGLTIDNLLSVDMVTAEGELLTADEEHNAELFWGIRGGGGNFGVVTEFEFQLHPVGPTVYAGIIAWPMDRSPEVMRFYRDWIADVPDELTTAIVHRCLPSLPTIPSELHARPAVVVVVSYAGAVEDGERVVAPLKAFAPPMLDLCTARPFLSLQSMLDPSFPHGRWYYTRACDVDELTDEVIDIAVERGQAIDSPYSLFPIFQLGGAIARVDPDSTAYGGRSHGHAFNFVGATLGPEGFDAQRDWVRESSKALEPHQAGVYVNFLTDEGTDRIRSAYGAATYDRLQALKQKYDPGNLFHLNQNIPPN from the coding sequence ATGGGCACACTCGAGGACTTCCGGGGTGAGCTGATTCATCCTGGCGATCCGTCGTACGACGAGCACCGGAAGGTCTGGAACGGGTCGATCGACCGTCGGCCCGGGGTGATCGCACGCTGCACCGGCGTCGCCGATGTGCGAAGTGCGCTCGCTTATGCGCGTCGTACCGGCGGGCCGGTCGCGGTGCGTGGCGGCGGGCACAGCTTCCCGGGCCATTCGACGTGTGACGGCGGGGTCGTGCTCGATCTCAGTCCGCTGAAGGGGATCCGCGTCGATCCGGTACGGCGTACCGCCCGCGCGCAGGCCGGCGTACTGCTGGGGGAGCTCGATCGCGAGACGCAGGAGTTCGGGCTGGCCACGCCGGCCGGGATCGTCACGCACACCGGCCTCGCGGGGCTGACGCTCGGCGGCGGGATCGGCTGGCTGATGCGCAGGTACGGCCTGACGATCGACAACCTGCTCTCGGTCGACATGGTCACGGCCGAGGGCGAGCTGCTGACGGCTGACGAGGAGCACAACGCCGAGCTCTTCTGGGGGATCCGCGGTGGCGGCGGGAACTTCGGCGTCGTCACCGAGTTCGAGTTCCAGCTGCATCCGGTCGGCCCGACCGTGTACGCCGGAATCATCGCCTGGCCGATGGACCGGTCCCCGGAAGTCATGCGTTTCTACCGGGACTGGATCGCCGATGTGCCGGACGAGCTGACCACCGCGATCGTCCACCGCTGTCTGCCGTCGCTGCCGACGATCCCGTCCGAGTTGCATGCCCGCCCGGCCGTGGTCGTCGTGGTGAGTTACGCCGGTGCCGTCGAGGACGGCGAGCGGGTGGTTGCGCCGTTGAAGGCGTTCGCGCCGCCGATGCTGGATCTCTGCACAGCGCGGCCGTTCCTGAGCCTGCAGTCGATGCTCGACCCGAGCTTCCCGCACGGGCGGTGGTACTACACCCGCGCGTGTGACGTCGACGAGTTGACCGACGAGGTGATCGACATCGCCGTCGAGCGCGGGCAGGCGATCGATTCGCCGTACTCGCTGTTCCCGATCTTCCAGCTCGGCGGCGCGATCGCGCGGGTTGACCCGGACAGCACGGCGTACGGCGGCCGGTCGCACGGGCATGCGTTCAACTTTGTTGGTGCGACCCTCGGTCCGGAGGGCTTCGACGCACAACGCGACTGGGTCCGCGAGTCGTCGAAGGCCCTCGAACCCCATCAGGCCGGCGTCTACGTCAACTTCCTCACCGACGAGGGCACCGACCGGATCCGGTCGGCGTACGGTGCGGCGACGTACGACCGGCTGCAGGCGCTCAAGCAGAAGTACGATCCCGGGAACCTGTTCCATCTGAATCAGAACATCCCGCCGAACTGA
- a CDS encoding cytochrome P450, which yields MNLIESLLSRAGRADPFPLYAEAHRLGPVLPITDTVFVIVGYAAANEVLRNPGFGIRTDPSSRPALELMQRSILRANPPDHGRMRSLISQVFTPRRVAALQPAIETAVDDLLDGLPAEVDFMDRFAFQLPVTVICELLGVPASERDRFRPLASDLTAALELTDASDESADAAARELGEYFVRLIRDPAPGSLVSALVAARDAGDGRLSDEELLANLILLLVAGFETTTDLLGNGLAILLGRPQLASDPEAFVEEVLRYDSPVQVTTRVARTDGLSVGGISMPAGSDLILLLGAANRDPARFPEPDRFDPARADNKPLSFGAGAHICLGNSLARLEAKVAFARLVDRFPAITPAGPAARRDRLVLRGYRTQPVRLSSAGCSDSDGTGSRDRTSA from the coding sequence ATGAACCTCATCGAGTCACTGCTCTCCCGCGCGGGCCGGGCCGATCCGTTCCCGCTGTACGCCGAAGCGCATCGGCTCGGGCCGGTGCTACCGATCACCGACACCGTCTTCGTGATCGTCGGCTACGCGGCGGCCAACGAAGTACTGCGGAATCCCGGCTTCGGGATCCGGACCGATCCCTCGAGCCGGCCGGCGCTGGAGCTGATGCAGCGGTCGATCCTCCGAGCCAACCCTCCGGACCACGGGCGGATGCGGTCGCTGATCTCACAGGTCTTCACGCCCCGCCGCGTCGCCGCGCTGCAGCCGGCGATCGAGACCGCGGTGGACGACCTGCTCGACGGTCTCCCGGCGGAGGTCGACTTCATGGACCGGTTCGCCTTTCAGCTGCCGGTCACGGTCATCTGCGAGCTGCTCGGCGTACCGGCATCGGAGCGGGATCGCTTCCGGCCGCTCGCCTCCGATCTGACCGCGGCGCTCGAGCTCACCGATGCGTCGGACGAGTCTGCGGACGCGGCGGCGCGTGAGCTGGGCGAGTACTTCGTCCGGCTGATCCGCGATCCAGCACCCGGCAGCCTGGTCAGCGCGCTGGTCGCCGCGCGGGACGCGGGCGACGGACGGCTGTCCGACGAGGAGCTGCTCGCGAATCTGATCCTGCTCCTGGTCGCCGGCTTCGAGACCACCACGGACCTGCTCGGCAACGGCCTCGCGATTCTGCTCGGCCGGCCACAGCTTGCCTCGGATCCGGAGGCCTTCGTCGAGGAGGTCCTGCGCTACGACTCCCCCGTGCAGGTCACGACCCGCGTCGCCCGTACCGACGGACTGTCAGTGGGTGGCATCTCGATGCCCGCGGGCAGCGATCTCATCCTGCTGCTCGGCGCCGCGAACCGCGACCCGGCCCGGTTTCCGGAGCCCGATCGCTTCGATCCGGCGCGAGCCGACAACAAACCGCTGAGCTTCGGCGCCGGCGCGCACATCTGCCTCGGCAACAGCCTGGCCCGCCTGGAGGCGAAGGTGGCGTTCGCTCGTCTGGTCGACCGCTTCCCGGCGATCACGCCGGCCGGGCCGGCCGCCCGCCGGGATCGCCTCGTCCTCCGTGGCTACCGGACGCAGCCGGTCCGGCTCAGTTCGGCGGGATGTTCTGATTCAGATGGAACAGGTTCCCGGGATCGTACTTCTGCTTGA
- a CDS encoding TetR/AcrR family transcriptional regulator gives MSTRAEKAQANRQRMRAAAQTLFTSRGYSATSMQAIADEAGMAVQTLYFTFRTKRALLGELLDVAIAGDDEPVPTLDRPRVVAAIDNPDPVAQLQELAGIAREIYERVAPVLQVVAHAAPGDPEIHELWMTNNAQRAVAMERFITALAGKTPLRDGLDVAMATDIALALQSPEMYQFFTTRRGWTPAVWERWTADALVTQLLPPR, from the coding sequence ATGAGCACGCGAGCGGAGAAGGCGCAGGCCAACCGGCAGCGGATGCGGGCGGCGGCGCAGACCCTGTTCACCAGCCGGGGGTACTCCGCGACGTCGATGCAGGCGATCGCCGACGAGGCCGGGATGGCGGTGCAGACGCTGTACTTCACCTTCCGCACCAAGCGCGCGCTGCTCGGCGAGTTGCTCGATGTCGCGATCGCCGGTGACGACGAGCCGGTCCCGACGCTGGACCGGCCCCGGGTAGTGGCGGCGATCGACAACCCTGATCCGGTCGCGCAACTGCAGGAGCTGGCGGGGATCGCCCGGGAGATCTACGAGCGGGTCGCGCCGGTGCTCCAGGTCGTCGCACACGCTGCGCCGGGCGACCCGGAGATCCACGAGCTGTGGATGACGAACAACGCCCAGCGGGCAGTCGCGATGGAGCGGTTCATCACCGCCCTCGCCGGCAAGACGCCGCTGCGCGACGGGCTCGACGTCGCGATGGCGACCGATATCGCGCTCGCCTTGCAGAGTCCGGAGATGTACCAGTTCTTCACCACGCGCCGGGGCTGGACGCCCGCGGTCTGGGAGCGGTGGACCGCGGACGCGCTCGTGACACAGCTCCTTCCGCCCCGGTAA